In Sphaeramia orbicularis chromosome 10, fSphaOr1.1, whole genome shotgun sequence, the following proteins share a genomic window:
- the LOC115427198 gene encoding LOW QUALITY PROTEIN: leptin receptor overlapping transcript-like 1 (The sequence of the model RefSeq protein was modified relative to this genomic sequence to represent the inferred CDS: deleted 2 bases in 1 codon), with protein MAGIKALISLSFGGAVGLMFLMLGCALPVYDTYWPLFLLFFYILSPIPYCISRRVVDDTDSASNACKELAIFLTTGIVISAFGLPIVFARADVIAWGACALVLTGNIVIFGPSLGFFLVFGSNDDFSWQQW; from the exons ATGGCCGGGATTAAAG CTCTCATCAGCCTTTCTTTTGGAGGGGCCGTTGGCCTTATGTTTCTCATGCTAGGATGTGCCCTCCCTGTGTATGA TACATACTGGCCTttgttcctcctcttcttctacaTCCTCTCTCCAATCCCGTACTGCATCTCGCGGAGGGTGGTTGATGACACAGACTCGGCCAGTAACGCCTGCAAAGAGCTGGCCATCTTCCTCACAACGGGCATCGTCATTTCAGCTTTTGGTCTGCCCATTGTCTTCGCAAGAGCTGATGTA ATTGCCTGGGGGGCATGTGCGCTTGTGCTAACGGGGAACATAGTCATCTTC GGACCATCCCTGGGTTTCTTCCTGGTCTTCGGATCCAACGATGACTTCAGTTGGCAGCAGTGGTAA